The nucleotide sequence TAATATCTTATCATACTTTTGAAAGTAAAAGGGATGACCAGGTCATTACTTTTGATCAATAAGTTCAAAATATTCACGATCATATCACTAACGCATCAGTTGGGAGTGTTCCGTGTACTACTTAGGTATCTtcaatcttttttcttttctcaacaGGTTTTGGTAGTTTTAAAGTTGCACTTGCTGACATTCTGACTGTTACAACTGTTCTTCAACTTGCTACATTCTTTGAATATCCGCCTGTTATCATAGAGGAGCTGGGTACTGCAGTCAGTGCGGGCCTTCTCATGATTCGTTATATGGAAGAGAGAGGACAAATAAAGCCAACAAATATCCTAACACTTCTGTCTGCGCTGAAGAAAATGTGTCTTTCTGGGACTGAGGAACGTGTGAAAAAGCTGTATGAGGAACATACAGGGAGACTATGTTCCAGTGATGGTCAGTCTAAGGCTCAGGAAGAAGGTACTGTAACTTAGAGCATATCGTTATATGTACATGATCATGCGGCACTGTCATAATTGTTAAAAATGTGAAATACTCCCATCGATTTACTGCTATTTACTAACGATTTGTGATTTCATTTACTAATCACCAGTTATGGGAGGCTATTCAGAAGTGTTTGAGGTAAATCGGATATTTTAACCTGTAACGTATAACACTCAACTTTCAACAGAAAGTGAAGTTTGAAAAAATATAGCTAGAGGTGTATTGTTCGTTTAACAATTGAAGATAAACAAGTTTGCGTGtaataatacaaaaatgtaATTGGGTGTATAATATCTTagtaatattaacatatatatatatatatatatatatatatatatataattttactATAATTCTTAGGTAATGCTACACATACAAACTTCAATGTTCCATTGCCTCATTTTATTCTTACAAAAATTGCACAGTGGGTTTGTGTGAGTTTATGTAAGAAACAAGTTTGTgtctattaatatattaatgaaaCGAAACTGaaagtgtttttcttttgaatCACTGACCGCAGCGAAGGATTAAATAACATATTCCAGTTAAATTCATACTTCTAACGTATTCATATTTACAAACAGCTTCATGATAATGACATTTATCATTTAATAAATAGTTGTATGTTAAGTTCGAACGAGTGTGTGTAGTAAAGTTAGTGAGGCTGATAATGGTatcgtgtttttttttagttttttttttacgttcgATGCGCCTTAactttgttttctatttctgGGTATAACTGTAGTAAttccatttaaaaaatatatgaaatgacaatgatatttgacaggtgacaccccaaatattaaaaCTGGTGCTGATTAGTGTGTTTGGAATCCTGACTAGAGCTGACTTACAACTGGCAAAGTCATGACCAGTGCAATCTTAAGTCCACGCACAGTGCCCGACTATCCATGATTTTCTAAGTAATGACAGTTGCGTAGAGTTTTAATAGTTAGTTAGTTAACACTTCCGCACGGCACAATGAATTCTAGACAATTGCTATCTTAGCTTGTGTGAAGATCTGCTCACTTGTAATACGCTATTCGTTTCTCACTACAGGTAAAATAAAGACCTTCGCGAACTTTTTAAAACACACATACGCCCTGTGGTACAATAGAATTCAGCCAATCCCATACATACGAGAGAAGATGTGCTGCGTTGATGCTATATATGTTGAGTCTGGCTTAGAACTTGACTCGCAATCATTTGAAGAATCAAGTTTAGTGAGTCTGAAATCATTCCGAGACATTTTCGACAGTAATATAATTCCATCTAACCGAATCTTATTAGAAGGAGACCCTGGTTACGGGAAATCAACCCTTACACTTCAAGCTGCATATGACTGGTGTTTGGGAAATGTTGCATCACCGCTCAAAAATGTCGCTGTTTTCATTCTGCTGCCACTTAGGCTTCTGGGaaatatttcttcaatatttgaaGCTATTCGTGTTGTCTTGATGCCGAAGGAATCACCTCTGACGGATGATGACATCCTGGAAATACTAAGAAACGGTTTATCTGTGGTTATCGTGTTAGATGGATATGATGAGTATCCCGATAAGAATAGTGGTAAAGAAACTGACGTCATGGACATGATCGCTGGAAAGATGTTCCCAAATATCAAGGTTGTGGTATCCACTAGATCATCTTCCTTACCAAAATATTTACATCCAACCAATGTTACTATTAGATTGACTGGGTTTGATGAAGAGTCCAGGGATGAGTACATTCAACGAACAGTTACTGGTGGTGACCAGGAAGCAAGTAAACGTATAACAAATGCTCTGAACAGTAGTCCAATTCTAAATGATATTTGCCAGGTGCCGATGTTCTGCGTCCTATTTGCCCATGTTGCCAATGATCAGAAAGGTGTCATCGAGTTTAGTTCAGTGACGAGTTTCTTTAAGTACGTGATAGATGGTTTCTACAGTCACATGTGGAAGAAAGATCTTAAGGAACCAATTGATCAATCAATACGTGAATACTCCAAACTGAACAGACTTGCGTTTGATAGTCTCACTGGGAAAACACAAATCATTGCTTGGCCCAAAGGTACATTCATCGACACAGTTGGAAAGGATTGCTATGAAGAACTTTCAAACATCGGCATTCTTATCGTAGAGAAAACTCATGAAATAATCAACGAACCAGAAGAATATGATATTCACCACACTAAACAAAGTGAACTCGTTCGTTTCTATCACAAACTATTTGCTGAATGGTATGCCGCTAGGTATCTGTCGTCGTACGCCGGGAGCTTTTGGCCTTTCTGGCTTAAATATAACCTAAACAAAATTAATCCTGTCGATCTTCAATTTGTGTTTCGTTTTGCTTGTGGACTGAACAAGAAAGCCTCCAGCAGaataatcaaatatttgaaaagtgtAGAAGGAGGAGCGTCCTTTGCATCTCTATGTCTTTTTGAACAGCCAGATGATCCAAAGGAGGTCGTTGAAACTGTAAAGGGATTGTGTTCTGATGGCATGATAATACGATCTTCTGACAGCAGACTCTTACAAAGATCAAGTATACAGCTTCTTGATATTGCATCGAGGAAGAAGGTAGTTACAACGTTTACCATATTTTAAGTTAAGTGCCATATCCGGAGGAAATACAAGCCATGGCGCATTCTGCATTTGTAATTCCACAAATGTATGATTCAgtggaatataaatatattgaatttgtgTGCCAAATTGCCGTCAGTGTGTGGTTCACATTGAAAAACAATGACTTTTCAGACGTgtagaaatgattttgaaaaaaaaaaatcaatcaacaCACGTTTTAAATGTATTGATCCAAACTATTACGTCAGCACAGTCACAAAATATGAGGTAGAGTACATTGAGCCTGGTGTTATCTATAGATAATTTGTGGTCTTTGTATGGAGTTAAACATTATGATTTGTTAGGATTAAGAAACACAGCTTATTATCAACAGTAAGACCTTGAAGGAGAAGTATGTTATACTCTGGATTGTTTTATAAACTTTCCCGACGATGAATGTGTATGAAATGCTCATGTCTTGAAATTCAAAGCAGTATTGGAAAACAATGGTAGCACACTAAGTTACTTAGATGTTTCCTTTTGTCAAATACACTTCATATCAATATTGGCAAGTACGACATGCTGTATGACAGGTTTAGAAGTGTTTCTCTCAAACAAAACGTTCGCAAACAATGAAAGTAGTGTAAGTCATCCTATTTACATGCAGTTTTATCGGCATTAAATTATTAGAACACATATTAAAACTCCAACAAGGCATACAGTTGTTTATTTAAAACTAGATAAGctgaaatgaattaaaaacaaaggcagcctatatatttaaaaataaatgaattatgctCAGTTGCTAATGAATTTCACAATAAATGAAGGTGCCTGTATGCAGATGTTGCATCAAGTACAAACTTGAGTTACGTATATGATAGGGAAAACGTGTTTATTTTGAAGGTAACATTTcacctttattttttttagatcGAAGTACCCTGCCTCCAGATAAACCACATTTTCAAGGTAGCACGCCAGAACGAGGTAACCCTGGAATCCGGACTTAGTCTTCCCGTTCTCTTATCAATAAGGAAACTGGTATTCACAACACAAGCAGAACACGAAATTACCCAGGAAAACATGTTCGGAGTGGTACAATATGGGCAACGGTGTCTTCAGCTGAAAACATTAGCGTGAGTAAACAGTTCATAGGCAAACTAATGGTTCAGatataaatgaatttaaaagaaTTAATCAAAATAGTAAATATAAATAACTTCTTTAAAAGTTGGTGgtacattttcttttacaagtTATACTTCAATTTCTGTTAGTTCAGAGTACAAATTTGCTTCCTTTGAAATCCCTTGATAGTTTGTTTCAATCTGAGTGTTGTTTTAACGTTGTATAACTTTTATGTGTCGAACTTGTGAATGCATTCTTCCTCGTCACGGATGTAATTTTCAAGCATTTGCATTCAtgttgttactatatataaaatatgtagagttttcttttcatttaatcACAGATTCCATGGTAAATTTCTATTACCTCTGTCCTTAACCGTAGAGACATTGAAATTGAACATGAATTCAAGAAGTATTACCGGTAAGAATATTCCACAACAccagaaaaatattttggatAAATGTATCCATTTATTTTAACTACATTTACTAAACGAAACATATCAATTAACAATTAAAATCGACAACATAATTTTAAGCTAGTAATATTTAGATGACGACGGTTGCaaaattactaaaaaaaaagtttgaaaactttACCAAACTAAAAGATTCATAACTTCCATTTTTTCAGTATTCTGGCAACTTTTGGAATATGTCTTTCAGTTAGATGTTTCCTCTGGCAAATGGCGACTTAGCTCAACGGAATCTTTGACTTCCGGTGTAAGTAGATAGAAAACGTGTTCTGTCATATGAATATCATGtatatttcataacaaatgCATATTCTGTGGAAAAGTGTTTAGTAATGATGAAGGCTAACCTTGAAAACAGTGATGTTGCAATACAAAATATCCAGCACAGCACAATTTTTCATTTAGATTAATGTTGATATAACGCCTTGTTAGATGAGAACATTGAATTCATTTCCTGCTAGTGTATCTAATGATGCAATTAAGACTTTTCTGTAATTGAAATGTATCCTTCCCTACTACTCACAATGTAGTTAGTGTATTTCACAGTAAGAAGAAAACTAGAAAAACTTAACTATCCACGACATCGAAATCGTCTACTTTGGAATGAAACAACTTGGCAATAAAAAACCAATAgtaaaagagttttttttttcttcttatatctGCTGGGATTAAAATCTCTGCGTCAATGGTGTCTTATTTTGAATTTCTAAATAGATTGTTGAACCCGAGGAGGATGTTGAGATGTTGAGAAGTGTATGCTCCGGTGGCATGGCACTTAGACGTACTGATAGCAGACTCCTACAAAGAGCTAACATTCAATTTCTTGAGATTGCATCAAGGCATAAGGTGAATTGGTTTCAAAATATTGTAACATGCaaattcaaaaatatgaaaaacaatataatcGATCGGGATCTACTAAAGATGGTAATAAAAACTTCATGTTGCAATAATCATTTTACGTATGTCTACATTGCatgcattaacagatcattggtCAAATTAATTCATACTGCAATTTTGGTTAGCTGATGATTTCTAGGGTGGGTCTCTCTTGCCGAATAGTAGCaatttaaatattatgttaaCACTTTTGCCTGGGAAACGTAacaaatatgacatatttttgttaaataaaCGTGACTACAAAACATCCAATTAAAATCAATTTTCTTAGTCTATGGGTATGTTTCATCACGCAATACACATTCGCTTACAAACGTAATTCATACAAATGTGGTTTATATCTTCTTCAAGATTCCATTATCCTGTTTAGTACTCGATACATTTCGTGAAGCGGATCAGCACAGTATAACTCTGGAAAATGGAAACCACGTGCCCGCACTGTCTACTTTAGAGGACATCCAAATCAGAACTGAAAAGAGAATCGAATTTACACAAAAACAAGTCGTCGGGCTACTTTGTTATGCACAGAAAtgtcaaaaattgaaaaaaatcttGTAAGTTAACAAAGATCAAGTTTACAATGCAGAAAGAAA is from Apostichopus japonicus isolate 1M-3 chromosome 16, ASM3797524v1, whole genome shotgun sequence and encodes:
- the LOC139982255 gene encoding uncharacterized protein isoform X1 — protein: MPMFTFVAQRQVYRRYIELCMFSLISRPKMAANLNPVDIKPDVRKTVNGFGSFKVALADILTVTTVLQLATFFEYPPVIIEELGTAVSAGLLMIRYMEERGQIKPTNILTLLSALKKMCLSGTEERVKKLYEEHTGRLCSSDGQSKAQEEGKIKTFANFLKHTYALWYNRIQPIPYIREKMCCVDAIYVESGLELDSQSFEESSLVSLKSFRDIFDSNIIPSNRILLEGDPGYGKSTLTLQAAYDWCLGNVASPLKNVAVFILLPLRLLGNISSIFEAIRVVLMPKESPLTDDDILEILRNGLSVVIVLDGYDEYPDKNSGKETDVMDMIAGKMFPNIKVVVSTRSSSLPKYLHPTNVTIRLTGFDEESRDEYIQRTVTGGDQEASKRITNALNSSPILNDICQVPMFCVLFAHVANDQKGVIEFSSVTSFFKYVIDGFYSHMWKKDLKEPIDQSIREYSKLNRLAFDSLTGKTQIIAWPKGTFIDTVGKDCYEELSNIGILIVEKTHEIINEPEEYDIHHTKQSELVRFYHKLFAEWYAARYLSSYAGSFWPFWLKYNLNKINPVDLQFVFRFACGLNKKASSRIIKYLKSVEGGASFASLCLFEQPDDPKEVVETVKGLCSDGMIIRSSDSRLLQRSSIQLLDIASRKKIEVPCLQINHIFKVARQNEVTLESGLSLPVLLSIRKLVFTTQAEHEITQENMFGVVQYGQRCLQLKTLAFHGKFLLPLSLTVETLKLNMNSRSITVFWQLLEYVFQLDVSSGKWRLSSTESLTSGIVEPEEDVEMLRSVCSGGMALRRTDSRLLQRANIQFLEIASRHKIPLSCLVLDTFREADQHSITLENGNHVPALSTLEDIQIRTEKRIEFTQKQVVGLLCYAQKCQKLKKILFIDCLVPLCFPNDSLRPCESDTLRVLWKPGEQELELNFTRGRWMVESQECLTLETKDHHSLTKMCSGTVTLNTNDTKEYHRSVILLLQIAASQQIPLTCLVLDTFREAEQHSITLENGNHVPALSTLEEIQIRTEKRIEFTREQVVGLLCYAQKCQKLRKISFIDCLVPLCFPNDSLWPCESETLRVLWKPGEQELELNFTRGRWMVESQECLTLETKDHHSLTKMCSGTVTLNTNDTTGYHRSVILLLQIAASQQIQITSLLLKSFSSADQNHLILESRNRVPLLPTLKELQIKTNLGKEFTQDQVVGLFCFAQQCQQLKTLSLVDCLLPLSIPIGSLSSLTKLRDIQVSWKPSRPDLHLDSSRGKWVLNSEEGMTLETNGQNSLRVLCSSIVNLRNTDSKPLQMSTILLLEIASSHNIPISHLCLRWSFSGFDGKDIRLESGLSLSSLASVEKISNIEGIKEQELTEEEVIGLINYGLKSRRFKELWLANCKLPSSINPDIIPEESRSRNIKVISSKEAVLLHLATGTWRKPDDIQTITEMCSDALSIHRDTSESVQRSVIELLVEASNHDIPIDCVHLGWSFSKIDEDGNIILSSGLSLPIITSIEMMNIQTKKGREMNKHEVNGILNYVQHSQRFKELRLTDCLLPSSIPVGPTLSTLESQGVNVFWIPDSHKPGERYKLNLNSGLWQKRGTW
- the LOC139982255 gene encoding uncharacterized protein isoform X3; this translates as MPMFTFVAQRQVYRRYIELCMFSLISRPKMAANLNPVDIKPDVRKTVNGFGSFKVALADILTVTTVLQLATFFEYPPVIIEELGTAVSAGLLMIRYMEERGQIKPTNILTLLSALKKMCLSGTEERVKKLYEEHTGRLCSSDGQSKAQEEGKIKTFANFLKHTYALWYNRIQPIPYIREKMCCVDAIYVESGLELDSQSFEESSLVSLKSFRDIFDSNIIPSNRILLEGDPGYGKSTLTLQAAYDWCLGNVASPLKNVAVFILLPLRLLGNISSIFEAIRVVLMPKESPLTDDDILEILRNGLSVVIVLDGYDEYPDKNSGKETDVMDMIAGKMFPNIKVVVSTRSSSLPKYLHPTNVTIRLTGFDEESRDEYIQRTVTGGDQEASKRITNALNSSPILNDICQVPMFCVLFAHVANDQKGVIEFSSVTSFFKYVIDGFYSHMWKKDLKEPIDQSIREYSKLNRLAFDSLTGKTQIIAWPKGTFIDTVGKDCYEELSNIGILIVEKTHEIINEPEEYDIHHTKQSELVRFYHKLFAEWYAARYLSSYAGSFWPFWLKYNLNKINPVDLQFVFRFACGLNKKASSRIIKYLKSVEGGASFASLCLFEQPDDPKEVVETVKGLCSDGMIIRSSDSRLLQRSSIQLLDIASRKKIEVPCLQINHIFKVARQNEVTLESGLSLPVLLSIRKLVFTTQAEHEITQENMFGVVQYGQRCLQLKTLAFHGKFLLPLSLTVETLKLNMNSRSITVFWQLLEYVFQLDVSSGKWRLSSTESLTSGIVEPEEDVEMLRSVCSGGMALRRTDSRLLQRANIQFLEIASRHKIPLSCLVLDTFREADQHSITLENGNHVPALSTLEDIQIRTEKRIEFTQKQVVGLLCYAQKCQKLKKILFIDCLVPLCFPNDSLRPCESDTLRVLWKPGEQELELNFTRGRWMVESQECLTLETKDHHSLTKMCSGTVTLNTNDTKEYHRSVILLLQIAASQQIQITSLLLKSFSSADQNHLILESRNRVPLLPTLKELQIKTNLGKEFTQDQVVGLFCFAQQCQQLKTLSLVDCLLPLSIPIGSLSSLTKLRDIQVSWKPSRPDLHLDSSRGKWVLNSEEGMTLETNGQNSLRVLCSSIVNLRNTDSKPLQMSTILLLEIASSHNIPISHLCLRWSFSGFDGKDIRLESGLSLSSLASVEKISNIEGIKEQELTEEEVIGLINYGLKSRRFKELWLANCKLPSSINPDIIPEESRSRNIKVISSKEAVLLHLATGTWRKPDDIQTITEMCSDALSIHRDTSESVQRSVIELLVEASNHDIPIDCVHLGWSFSKIDEDGNIILSSGLSLPIITSIEMMNIQTKKGREMNKHEVNGILNYVQHSQRFKELRLTDCLLPSSIPVGPTLSTLESQGVNVFWIPDSHKPGERYKLNLNSGLWQKRGTW
- the LOC139982255 gene encoding uncharacterized protein isoform X2 translates to MAANLNPVDIKPDVRKTVNGFGSFKVALADILTVTTVLQLATFFEYPPVIIEELGTAVSAGLLMIRYMEERGQIKPTNILTLLSALKKMCLSGTEERVKKLYEEHTGRLCSSDGQSKAQEEGKIKTFANFLKHTYALWYNRIQPIPYIREKMCCVDAIYVESGLELDSQSFEESSLVSLKSFRDIFDSNIIPSNRILLEGDPGYGKSTLTLQAAYDWCLGNVASPLKNVAVFILLPLRLLGNISSIFEAIRVVLMPKESPLTDDDILEILRNGLSVVIVLDGYDEYPDKNSGKETDVMDMIAGKMFPNIKVVVSTRSSSLPKYLHPTNVTIRLTGFDEESRDEYIQRTVTGGDQEASKRITNALNSSPILNDICQVPMFCVLFAHVANDQKGVIEFSSVTSFFKYVIDGFYSHMWKKDLKEPIDQSIREYSKLNRLAFDSLTGKTQIIAWPKGTFIDTVGKDCYEELSNIGILIVEKTHEIINEPEEYDIHHTKQSELVRFYHKLFAEWYAARYLSSYAGSFWPFWLKYNLNKINPVDLQFVFRFACGLNKKASSRIIKYLKSVEGGASFASLCLFEQPDDPKEVVETVKGLCSDGMIIRSSDSRLLQRSSIQLLDIASRKKIEVPCLQINHIFKVARQNEVTLESGLSLPVLLSIRKLVFTTQAEHEITQENMFGVVQYGQRCLQLKTLAFHGKFLLPLSLTVETLKLNMNSRSITVFWQLLEYVFQLDVSSGKWRLSSTESLTSGIVEPEEDVEMLRSVCSGGMALRRTDSRLLQRANIQFLEIASRHKIPLSCLVLDTFREADQHSITLENGNHVPALSTLEDIQIRTEKRIEFTQKQVVGLLCYAQKCQKLKKILFIDCLVPLCFPNDSLRPCESDTLRVLWKPGEQELELNFTRGRWMVESQECLTLETKDHHSLTKMCSGTVTLNTNDTKEYHRSVILLLQIAASQQIPLTCLVLDTFREAEQHSITLENGNHVPALSTLEEIQIRTEKRIEFTREQVVGLLCYAQKCQKLRKISFIDCLVPLCFPNDSLWPCESETLRVLWKPGEQELELNFTRGRWMVESQECLTLETKDHHSLTKMCSGTVTLNTNDTTGYHRSVILLLQIAASQQIQITSLLLKSFSSADQNHLILESRNRVPLLPTLKELQIKTNLGKEFTQDQVVGLFCFAQQCQQLKTLSLVDCLLPLSIPIGSLSSLTKLRDIQVSWKPSRPDLHLDSSRGKWVLNSEEGMTLETNGQNSLRVLCSSIVNLRNTDSKPLQMSTILLLEIASSHNIPISHLCLRWSFSGFDGKDIRLESGLSLSSLASVEKISNIEGIKEQELTEEEVIGLINYGLKSRRFKELWLANCKLPSSINPDIIPEESRSRNIKVISSKEAVLLHLATGTWRKPDDIQTITEMCSDALSIHRDTSESVQRSVIELLVEASNHDIPIDCVHLGWSFSKIDEDGNIILSSGLSLPIITSIEMMNIQTKKGREMNKHEVNGILNYVQHSQRFKELRLTDCLLPSSIPVGPTLSTLESQGVNVFWIPDSHKPGERYKLNLNSGLWQKRGTW
- the LOC139982255 gene encoding uncharacterized protein isoform X4, coding for MPMFTFVAQRQVYRRYIELCMFSLISRPKMAANLNPVDIKPDVRKTVNGFGSFKVALADILTVTTVLQLATFFEYPPVIIEELGTAVSAGLLMIRYMEERGQIKPTNILTLLSALKKMCLSGTEERVKKLYEEHTGRLCSSDGQSKAQEEGKIKTFANFLKHTYALWYNRIQPIPYIREKMCCVDAIYVESGLELDSQSFEESSLVSLKSFRDIFDSNIIPSNRILLEGDPGYGKSTLTLQAAYDWCLGNVASPLKNVAVFILLPLRLLGNISSIFEAIRVVLMPKESPLTDDDILEILRNGLSVVIVLDGYDEYPDKNSGKETDVMDMIAGKMFPNIKVVVSTRSSSLPKYLHPTNVTIRLTGFDEESRDEYIQRTVTGGDQEASKRITNALNSSPILNDICQVPMFCVLFAHVANDQKGVIEFSSVTSFFKYVIDGFYSHMWKKDLKEPIDQSIREYSKLNRLAFDSLTGKTQIIAWPKGTFIDTVGKDCYEELSNIGILIVEKTHEIINEPEEYDIHHTKQSELVRFYHKLFAEWYAARYLSSYAGSFWPFWLKYNLNKINPVDLQFVFRFACGLNKKASSRIIKYLKSVEGGASFASLCLFEQPDDPKEVVETVKGLCSDGMIIRSSDSRLLQRSSIQLLDIASRKKIEVPCLQINHIFKVARQNEVTLESGLSLPVLLSIRKLVFTTQAEHEITQENMFGVVQYGQRCLQLKTLAFHGKFLLPLSLTVETLKLNMNSRSITVFWQLLEYVFQLDVSSGKWRLSSTESLTSGIVEPEEDVEMLRSVCSGGMALRRTDSRLLQRANIQFLEIASRHKIPLTCLVLDTFREAEQHSITLENGNHVPALSTLEEIQIRTEKRIEFTREQVVGLLCYAQKCQKLRKISFIDCLVPLCFPNDSLWPCESETLRVLWKPGEQELELNFTRGRWMVESQECLTLETKDHHSLTKMCSGTVTLNTNDTTGYHRSVILLLQIAASQQIQITSLLLKSFSSADQNHLILESRNRVPLLPTLKELQIKTNLGKEFTQDQVVGLFCFAQQCQQLKTLSLVDCLLPLSIPIGSLSSLTKLRDIQVSWKPSRPDLHLDSSRGKWVLNSEEGMTLETNGQNSLRVLCSSIVNLRNTDSKPLQMSTILLLEIASSHNIPISHLCLRWSFSGFDGKDIRLESGLSLSSLASVEKISNIEGIKEQELTEEEVIGLINYGLKSRRFKELWLANCKLPSSINPDIIPEESRSRNIKVISSKEAVLLHLATGTWRKPDDIQTITEMCSDALSIHRDTSESVQRSVIELLVEASNHDIPIDCVHLGWSFSKIDEDGNIILSSGLSLPIITSIEMMNIQTKKGREMNKHEVNGILNYVQHSQRFKELRLTDCLLPSSIPVGPTLSTLESQGVNVFWIPDSHKPGERYKLNLNSGLWQKRGTW